In Odontesthes bonariensis isolate fOdoBon6 chromosome 20, fOdoBon6.hap1, whole genome shotgun sequence, a genomic segment contains:
- the sox17 gene encoding transcription factor SOX-17 encodes MSSPDAGYASDDQTQARCAMSVMMPGMGHCQWADPLSPLGETKVKSEPCASGSGGQSRGKSEPRIRRPMNAFMVWAKDERKRLAQQNPDLHNAELSKMLGKSWKALPVTEKQPFVEEAERLRVQHMQDHPNYKYRPRRRKQVKRIKRLDSGFLVHSVSDHQAQSMPGDGRMCVETLGLGYHEHGFQVPPQPPGLYRDAQALGGHSYESYSLPTPDTSPLDAVESDSMFFPPHSQEDCHMMPAYSYHSQVADFQPQEPLSNPHGNSILHRHPASVLEQPPQPAVLPPSYMGCSNPLAMYYTQHCSPSHPKRHPGGAGQLSPPPDSHSHSADNVEQMHHSDLLAEVDRSEFEQYLSSSSARADMTGLSYGPHEGGMQGPESLISSVLSDASTAVYYCSYNNS; translated from the exons ATGAGTAGTCCCGATGCGGGTTACGCCAGCGACGATCAGACCCAGGCAAGGTGTGCGATGTCAGTCATGATGCCTGGAATGGGACACTGCCAGTGGGCCGACCCTCTCAGTCCTCTCGGTGAAACCAAAGTGAAAAGCGAGCCGTGCGCGTCAGGCTCCGGCGGCCAGAGTCGCGGGAAGAGCGAACCGCGGATCCGACGGCCCATGAACGCGTTTATGGTCTGGGCGAAAGATGAGCGCAAGAGGCTGGCGCAGCAAAACCCGGATCTGCACAACGCAGAGTTGAGCAAAATGTTGG GGAAATCATGGAAAGCCCTTCCTGTCACAGAAAAGCAGCCATTTGTGGAAGAGGCCGAGCGGCTGCGTGTTCAGCACATGCAGGATCACCCCAACTACAAGTACCGGCCCCGGCGGCGGAAGCAGGTGAAGAGGATTAAGAGGCTGGACTCTGGTTTTCTGGTCCACAGTGTGTCCGATCACCAGGCCCAGTCGATGCCTGGGGATGGCAGAATGTGTGTGGAGACTTTGGGCCTTGGCTACCATGAGCACGGCTTCCAGGTTCCTCCACAGCCTCCAGGTCTCTACCGGGATGCTCAGGCTCTTGGGGGCCACTCTTATGAATCTTACAGCCTCCCCACACCTGATACGTCTCCTCTGGACGCTGTAGAGTCAGACTCAATGTTCTTTCCTCCACATTCACAAGAGGACTGTCACATGATGCCTGCATACTCTTACCATTCCCAAGTAGCAGATTTTCAGCCTCAGGAACCCCTCTCCAATCCCCACGGTAATTCCATCCTGCACCGACACCCAGCCTCAGTTCTAGAGCAGCCCCCTCAGCCAGCCGTACTCCCTCCTTCCTACATGGGATGCTCCAACCCTTTGGCCATGTACTACACCCAGCACTGTAGCCCTAGCCATCCTAAACGGCACCCTGGTGGGGCAGGACAGCTCTCCCCACCCCCTGACTCCCACTCTCACTCAGCAGACAACGTGGAGCAGATGCACCACTCCGATCTGCTGGCCGAGGTGGACCGCAGCGAGTTCGAGCAGTATCTGAGTTCCTCTTCAGCGCGAGCGGACATGACAGGCCTGTCATACGGTCCACATGAGGGTGGCATGCAAGGACCTGAAAGCCTCATATCATCAGTGCTGTCGGACGCCAGCACAGCTGTGTATTACTGTAGCTACAACAACTCCTAA